The Candidatus Methylacidiphilales bacterium DNA window TAATCCCATCAATATTGTTATGTAGAGCGGAGTGGATAGACTCGATCAGTTCTTGCTCACTGTTTGATTGTTTACAAATTAATTGTATTGAATGTGTTTTTGCATGAGCATGTAATTTTTGTTCAATATCTTGTAGGGTAGCGGTGCCATATTGCCCGGTCTCGCGGATACCTAACAACGATAAATTGGGGCCATTAAGAACTAAGATTTTCTTCATGGATGAGATCAGTTATTTTGGAAAGAGAAACTTCTCCATATTGAGTGTAAATTATCTCTCGATTTTTATTTAATAATACAGAGTATGGAATGGCTTCTTTGGAATTGCCAAGTGAAGCCATTATATTGAAGACCTCTTGATCGCTTATCAGCGTTAATAATGTGTTATTGATTGCCTTCATAAAAAATGTTGAGCGTTCTAGCGAGTCAAGTGAAATAGCAACTATTTTTAATACATTACGGTGCTTGTTTTGAAATGTATTTAGGTCGGGCAACTCTCTTTTACAGGGCTCACACCATGTCGCCCAAAAATTTAAAAGAAGATACTCTTCTGAAAAAGAAAGTAAAGATACTGGTGTTCCTTCAAGATTATTGTAGGTTACATCCATGAGCTTTTTACCTAGGACTTTTTCATCAGGATTATTATTGTGTGGTTGATGTAACCAGGACAGAATTATTCCTAAACTCAAACTAAATACAGCTATGGAAATGAAAAATATTTTTTTCATGGTAGTGTGGAAAGAAATTGAAACAACGCTTGTTTAGAAAAACTTCCAACTAGGCTTGGGGATTGTTTCAGTGATGGAAGTTGCGACGATGCTGTGATTGATTGATTGCTGAGAAATAAAACTACTGGTGGGCCTACGATACCCTGGGAGATTAAATATTGTTGGGTTGTTTCATGATAATTAGTAACATCAAGTCCGATTGTTGCAAAGGAAGCAAAGGAATTTTTTACTGCTTCATCTGAATACACATGTCGTTCTAGTTCTTTACAACTTGCACACCATTGTGCGTGAACAAAAACTAGTATACCTCTAGAAGTATCTTTCTTTTGATTTACCAGTTGTTGCAACTCTTCAATGGTCGTAGCCTGAGGAAGTGAATTGTAAAAAGAAGTTGATGTAGCGTTCGTTAGATGTGATGAGGTATTTGAAGGGGTTTGAAATTGATTAATTGATAAAACGGTTACTCCTATCACTACGATCGTCGCAATAACGCGTACCCCAAGAGCTATGCTATGTTGTTGATGGTTGCTGTATCTAATAAGTAAATGCATCGCATACCCAATTGCCACTACTCCATATAAAATTAAACTTAGCCATGAAGGTGAGAATCTTCCTAACAATGAAACAGATAATCCAAGTAATAATACGCCAATGGCAATTCTAATTTCATCTAACCATGCTCCGCTTTTAGGTAATAGAAACCCAAATCCAAAACTAAATAAAATTAACGGAATTGACATACCTATCGCTAACACAAACAGTGAGATGGCTCCGTAGCTCACATCCCCTTTTTCAGCAATATAAAGTATTGCTGAAAGCATTGGCGGAGTGATACAAGGACTTAATATTAAAGCACTCAACCCACCAATTACAAATGAGAATAAAATTCTTTGGTATGCTGAATTAAAACTTGTCTGCAAAAGAGAATTTATTTTTGAGTTTTGAGGTAATTTTATTTCAATGAGATTAAACATTGCAAGCGCAAAAAATCCAACAAAAATTGCACCAAAAAGTAAAAATTGCCATTGTTGAAAATAGTTTGTTAGGGATTTACCGAGGAGAGCCGATAGTACCCCTAGTAGTGAAAACATCACAGCCACACCTAACACATAGAATATTACAGTTAGTACACGAGAACTTCGATTAGCGAGCTTTGCAGTTAGCATACTAGCTAAAACGGGCACCATTGGGTACACACATGGCGTTACTCCAAGTAGTAGTCCAGCTAATAAAAATAATAGAATCGTTGTCAGTAATGAGTCACTTACAGCAATTTTTTTTGCAAACAGATTAGTTTGATCTGAAGCTGAATCTTTGGAAAGAGTGACTGAAATAAGCTCCTTAACGGGTTGGTAGCAGATTCCAGTTTTTTCATCACAACCTTGAAAACTCACCTCTATGTCACCGTTACCACTTCCATGCAATGAAGCGGTGGCTATCAAAGAATCATGGAATACTTCGACTGTACCAAAGTTT harbors:
- a CDS encoding TlpA disulfide reductase family protein; amino-acid sequence: MSLGIILSWLHQPHNNNPDEKVLGKKLMDVTYNNLEGTPVSLLSFSEEYLLLNFWATWCEPCKRELPDLNTFQNKHRNVLKIVAISLDSLERSTFFMKAINNTLLTLISDQEVFNIMASLGNSKEAIPYSVLLNKNREIIYTQYGEVSLSKITDLIHEENLSS
- the dsbD gene encoding protein-disulfide reductase DsbD — encoded protein: MRILLLLDVFLIFTSFSLNTVANSFENTPLPAREAFKFSHQTTSEKITLKWDIAPNCYLYKDRIKLTSLNPTITVDELNLPKGEIKNDPNFGTVEVFHDSLIATASLHGSGNGDIEVSFQGCDEKTGICYQPVKELISVTLSKDSASDQTNLFAKKIAVSDSLLTTILLFLLAGLLLGVTPCVYPMVPVLASMLTAKLANRSSRVLTVIFYVLGVAVMFSLLGVLSALLGKSLTNYFQQWQFLLFGAIFVGFFALAMFNLIEIKLPQNSKINSLLQTSFNSAYQRILFSFVIGGLSALILSPCITPPMLSAILYIAEKGDVSYGAISLFVLAIGMSIPLILFSFGFGFLLPKSGAWLDEIRIAIGVLLLGLSVSLLGRFSPSWLSLILYGVVAIGYAMHLLIRYSNHQQHSIALGVRVIATIVVIGVTVLSINQFQTPSNTSSHLTNATSTSFYNSLPQATTIEELQQLVNQKKDTSRGILVFVHAQWCASCKELERHVYSDEAVKNSFASFATIGLDVTNYHETTQQYLISQGIVGPPVVLFLSNQSITASSQLPSLKQSPSLVGSFSKQALFQFLSTLP